Proteins encoded in a region of the Balaenoptera musculus isolate JJ_BM4_2016_0621 chromosome 21, mBalMus1.pri.v3, whole genome shotgun sequence genome:
- the PURG gene encoding purine-rich element-binding protein gamma isoform X1 codes for MERARRRGGGGGGGRGRGGKNVGGSGLSKSRLYPQAQHSHYPHYAASATPNQAGGAAEIQELASKRVDIQKKRFYLDVKQSSRGRFLKIAEVWIGRGRQDNIRKSKLTLSLSVAAELKDCLGDFIDHYAHLGLKGHRQEHGHGKEQSSRRRQKHAAPSPPVSVGSEEHPHSVLKTDYIERDNRKYYLDLKENQRGRFLRIRQTMIRGTGMIGYFGHTLGQEQTIVLPAQGMIEFRDALVQLIEDYGEGDIEERRGGDDDPVELPEGTSFRVDNKRFYFDVGSNKYGIFLKVSEVRPPYRNTITVPFKAWTRFGENFIKYEEEMRKIFNSHKEKRMDGRRASGEEQECLD; via the coding sequence ATGGAAAGAGCCAGGCGaaggggaggcggcggcggcggcggccgtgGCCGCGGCGGCAAGAATGTAGGGGGCTCTGGCCTCAGCAAGAGTAGACTCTATCCCCAGGCCCAGCACTCCCACTACCCCCACTACGCGGCTTCAGCCACCCCTAACCAGGCCGGGGGCGCAGCTGAAATCCAGGAGCTGGCCTCCAAAAGGGTGGACATCCAGAAAAAGAGGTTTTACCTAGACGTGAAGCAAAGCTCCCGGGGCCGGTTCCTGAAGATAGCCGAAGTCTGGATAGGGAGAGGCCGGCAAGACAATATCAGAAAGAGTAAACTGACCCTCTCCCTGTCTGTGGCCGCGGAGCTGAAGGACTGCCTAGGGGACTTCATTGACCACTATGCCCACCTGGGCCTGAAAGGCCACCGACAAGAGCATGGTCACGGCAAAGAGCAAAGCTCCAGGAGGAGACAGAAGCACGCAGCACCCTCCCCACCAGTCTCTGTGGGGTCCGAAGAGCACCCTCACAGTGTCCTCAAAACAGATTACATAGAGAGGGACAATAGGAAATACTATCTAGACCTAAAGGAAAATCAGCGGGGTCGCTTCCTAAGGATAAGACAAACCATGATCCGGGGGACTGGCATGATAGGTTATTTTGGCCACACTTTGGGCCAAGAGCAGACTATCGTCCTCCCAGCACAAGGGATGATTGAGTTTCGGGATGCCTTGGTTCAGCTCATTGAAGACTATGGCGAAGGGGACATAGAAGAACGCAGAGGTGGAGACGATGACCCAGTCGAACTCCCAGAGGGGACTTCTTTCAGAGTGGACAATAAAAGGTTCTACTTTGATGTGGGCTCTAATAAATATGGAATTTTCCTGAAGGTAAGTGAGGTGAGGCCACCTTACCGTAATACTATTACTGTTCCATTCAAAGCTTGGACAAGGTTTGGGGAGAATTTTATCAAGTACGAAGAAGAGATGAGGAAAATTTTCAACAGCCATAAAGAAAAGAGGATGGATGGCAGAAGGGCCAGTGGTGAAGAGCAAGAATGCCTCGACTAG
- the PURG gene encoding purine-rich element-binding protein gamma isoform X2, with the protein MERARRRGGGGGGGRGRGGKNVGGSGLSKSRLYPQAQHSHYPHYAASATPNQAGGAAEIQELASKRVDIQKKRFYLDVKQSSRGRFLKIAEVWIGRGRQDNIRKSKLTLSLSVAAELKDCLGDFIDHYAHLGLKGHRQEHGHGKEQSSRRRQKHAAPSPPVSVGSEEHPHSVLKTDYIERDNRKYYLDLKENQRGRFLRIRQTMIRGTGMIGYFGHTLGQEQTIVLPAQGMIEFRDALVQLIEDYGEGDIEERRGGDDDPVELPEGTSFRVDNKRFYFDVGSNKYGIFLKLIGCPKVRR; encoded by the coding sequence ATGGAAAGAGCCAGGCGaaggggaggcggcggcggcggcggccgtgGCCGCGGCGGCAAGAATGTAGGGGGCTCTGGCCTCAGCAAGAGTAGACTCTATCCCCAGGCCCAGCACTCCCACTACCCCCACTACGCGGCTTCAGCCACCCCTAACCAGGCCGGGGGCGCAGCTGAAATCCAGGAGCTGGCCTCCAAAAGGGTGGACATCCAGAAAAAGAGGTTTTACCTAGACGTGAAGCAAAGCTCCCGGGGCCGGTTCCTGAAGATAGCCGAAGTCTGGATAGGGAGAGGCCGGCAAGACAATATCAGAAAGAGTAAACTGACCCTCTCCCTGTCTGTGGCCGCGGAGCTGAAGGACTGCCTAGGGGACTTCATTGACCACTATGCCCACCTGGGCCTGAAAGGCCACCGACAAGAGCATGGTCACGGCAAAGAGCAAAGCTCCAGGAGGAGACAGAAGCACGCAGCACCCTCCCCACCAGTCTCTGTGGGGTCCGAAGAGCACCCTCACAGTGTCCTCAAAACAGATTACATAGAGAGGGACAATAGGAAATACTATCTAGACCTAAAGGAAAATCAGCGGGGTCGCTTCCTAAGGATAAGACAAACCATGATCCGGGGGACTGGCATGATAGGTTATTTTGGCCACACTTTGGGCCAAGAGCAGACTATCGTCCTCCCAGCACAAGGGATGATTGAGTTTCGGGATGCCTTGGTTCAGCTCATTGAAGACTATGGCGAAGGGGACATAGAAGAACGCAGAGGTGGAGACGATGACCCAGTCGAACTCCCAGAGGGGACTTCTTTCAGAGTGGACAATAAAAGGTTCTACTTTGATGTGGGCTCTAATAAATATGGAATTTTCCTGAAG